DNA sequence from the Halorussus sp. MSC15.2 genome:
GAACGTCGAGATGGCGCTGGAAGCGGCCGGAGCGAGCGTCGAAGACGTGGTGAGAACCCGGCTGTTCGTCACCGACATCGACGATTGGGAGGCTATCGGCCGAGCGCACGGTGAGGTGTTCGGCGACGTTCGCCCCGCCACCAGTATGGTACAGGTCGAGCGCCTCATCGACCCCGAGATGGTGGTCGAAGTCGAGGCTGTCGCCCGTCTCGCCGAAGAGTGACCGTCCTCGACGCCACCCGTTTCAGTTCCGCCGCGCTTGCGGGGGACTTAACACGGGGAAGAGACGACTTCCGGATATGACCGACGTACGGGGTCTACCGGAACCGGACTCGTGGGGTGGCCGCGATGTCGAACGCTAAGGGCGACCGCCGCGAGCGCGAACTCGTCAACCGACTCGACGAGGCCGGGTTCGCGGTCATGCGCGCGCCCGCCAGCGGGAGC
Encoded proteins:
- a CDS encoding RidA family protein is translated as MDRQNVASGTEWESAVGYSRAVRVGRVVEVSGTTATDDDGNIVGETDPYAQTKQALSNVEMALEAAGASVEDVVRTRLFVTDIDDWEAIGRAHGEVFGDVRPATSMVQVERLIDPEMVVEVEAVARLAEE